In Treponema vincentii, a single window of DNA contains:
- the yqeB gene encoding selenium-dependent molybdenum cofactor biosynthesis protein YqeB, whose translation MAKEQAAAILSANDSESGADTTVALHGSEAITTVLSGAEVIATGINTLATETGAATDSKANPTSFIPIAVDPTGELIDILHPAAVVDAVIAKKNCGTRLDMAPLVIALGPGFTAGKDAHIVIETMRGHNLARLIYRGTALPNTGVPGLVGGESVLRVIHAPAEGTLRVIHDIGSSVTRGEVIARIIQADGSIIDVAASLNGIIRGMLPDGFVVRRGLKMADIDPRLTELNNCFTISDKARSLGGAVLTALLSRGIVP comes from the coding sequence ATACTACGGTCGCTCTGCACGGTTCAGAGGCGATTACAACCGTCTTATCAGGTGCAGAGGTGATTGCAACCGGTATCAATACTCTTGCGACCGAAACCGGCGCCGCGACCGACTCCAAAGCAAATCCTACAAGTTTTATCCCGATTGCGGTTGACCCTACAGGAGAACTGATCGACATTTTGCACCCAGCTGCCGTCGTAGATGCCGTCATCGCAAAGAAAAATTGCGGTACCCGCCTCGATATGGCGCCGCTTGTGATTGCGCTGGGGCCGGGCTTTACCGCAGGAAAAGATGCGCATATTGTTATCGAAACAATGCGCGGGCATAATTTAGCGCGATTGATTTATCGAGGAACGGCGCTTCCCAACACCGGCGTTCCCGGACTGGTCGGCGGAGAAAGCGTCTTGCGGGTTATCCATGCACCGGCGGAAGGTACGCTGCGCGTTATACACGATATCGGTTCTTCCGTTACCCGCGGTGAAGTCATCGCTCGCATCATACAGGCGGACGGTAGCATTATCGATGTTGCCGCTTCGCTTAACGGGATAATCCGCGGTATGCTGCCCGATGGGTTTGTCGTTCGACGCGGTCTCAAAATGGCGGATATAGACCCGCGCCTTACCGAATTGAACAATTGCTTTACCATTTCCGACAAGGCACGCTCACTCGGTGGGGCGGTATTGACGGCGCTGCTATCCCGCGGTATCGTACCATGA
- a CDS encoding 4'-phosphopantetheinyl transferase family protein — MTELWICRHNGLSSEQERTQARKLLKAALVERIPHCPDQLRFEYGKYGKPYLKNAALQFSLSYTHGAYIIALSDDEIGADIERLRAAKPHVASRCFTDAENSYLYQDMTLFDKRFYELWTQKEAYLKYTGKGFHCSPKSVDVLAQPIYECLYTLTDDEVIISLCGRNIHPVSVYKVSDKWKEPLMTD; from the coding sequence ATGACGGAGCTGTGGATTTGCAGGCATAATGGGTTATCTTCAGAACAAGAGCGCACGCAAGCAAGAAAATTGTTGAAGGCTGCGCTTGTCGAACGGATTCCTCATTGTCCCGATCAGCTCCGGTTTGAATACGGAAAGTATGGAAAGCCGTACCTGAAAAATGCAGCGCTGCAATTCAGTTTATCGTATACGCATGGGGCATATATTATTGCATTATCCGATGATGAGATCGGAGCTGACATTGAACGGCTGCGCGCTGCAAAACCGCATGTTGCAAGCCGCTGCTTTACCGATGCCGAAAACAGCTATCTTTACCAAGACATGACATTGTTTGATAAACGGTTTTACGAGTTGTGGACACAAAAGGAGGCGTATCTCAAATACACGGGGAAGGGGTTTCATTGCTCACCGAAAAGCGTTGATGTTTTAGCCCAACCTATTTACGAATGCCTCTATACGTTGACGGATGATGAGGTAATAATCTCGTTATGCGGTCGAAACATACATCCCGTTTCGGTGTATAAGGTTTCCGACAAATGGAAAGAACCGCTAATGACCGATTGA
- a CDS encoding metal ABC transporter ATP-binding protein: MVCVQGLSFKYGAGKKALFENLCLTIKKGAYISIVGENGTGKSTLIKLILGLLTPNTGSIRCGARSVGYVPQKKASITGFPITVYETLNSYRILRKQHDKGVIDRYLSDVRLLDYKYALAGTLSGGQLQKMYIARALIGEPDLLILDEPSTGIDIQSQQEIYAFIKKLNTEQGLTVISVEHNLDAAVLNSTDIFHLANGCGHLCNPQKYAAEFLHFRRPPYTADAKL; encoded by the coding sequence ATGGTCTGTGTTCAAGGCTTATCTTTTAAATACGGCGCCGGTAAAAAAGCATTATTTGAAAATCTCTGCCTTACGATTAAGAAAGGAGCATACATCTCAATTGTCGGCGAAAACGGTACGGGGAAAAGTACGTTGATAAAGCTGATTCTCGGACTTTTAACCCCCAACACGGGCAGTATCCGGTGCGGAGCGCGCAGTGTCGGCTATGTACCGCAAAAAAAAGCGTCGATAACGGGATTTCCCATTACTGTTTACGAAACGTTAAACTCGTATCGGATATTGCGCAAGCAGCACGACAAAGGCGTTATCGACCGCTATCTTTCGGATGTCCGGCTGCTCGATTATAAGTATGCTTTGGCAGGAACGTTGTCCGGCGGGCAGCTGCAAAAAATGTATATAGCGCGTGCGCTTATCGGTGAACCTGATTTGCTCATCCTTGATGAACCGTCAACAGGAATCGACATACAGAGCCAGCAGGAAATCTACGCTTTTATTAAAAAATTAAATACTGAGCAGGGGCTTACGGTTATCTCCGTAGAGCATAACCTCGACGCGGCAGTACTCAACTCAACCGATATTTTTCATCTTGCAAACGGATGCGGACACTTATGCAATCCGCAAAAATACGCGGCGGAGTTCCTTCACTTCCGCCGCCCGCCGTATACTGCGGATGCCAAACTTTAA
- a CDS encoding HDOD domain-containing protein, whose product MDTVATIPVDKNKIKQAVQMNIPISINTYTLPKETETYIVDVAKAFLGAIHQDAIQDYIVYCLNELTTNAKKANTKRVYFKEKGFDIYDQKSYDEGMLNFKQESLDNIEYYLQQQKKAGLYIKVIMQVKQGHIIFEVRNNVQMVATEFKRIFDRMVVARDYENMDQAFMQAIDDTEGAGLGLIIMLLMLKKIGLQEDAFELIAEKDLTINRITIPIDFEANRHLVELTKTIVNYIEEIPQFPEKIMQIQHLINDPNATMGTIASFISDDIALTTDLLKLVNSVAFGLTKECMSITEAVKMAGLRGIQHLLYSVGTLQVLKVTGNEQKRLWNHTYRCAFFAYNLAKMQGKTHLLEEIYVCALLHDLGKIVFSSIYPEVLEKIKTLQAEKNIPDQVIKSVMSGMEHQAIGVAVAEKWHLPAAIINTIKYQYEPEAAPKKYYELVSTVSFAEFMLQFFDGNISYYQIPPVLLKQHNIENEAQLRELCGKLNAKFHEPV is encoded by the coding sequence ATGGATACTGTTGCAACTATACCGGTAGATAAAAACAAAATTAAACAAGCGGTGCAGATGAATATTCCCATCTCGATTAATACTTATACGCTCCCTAAGGAAACGGAAACCTATATCGTCGATGTTGCAAAGGCTTTCCTCGGAGCAATTCATCAGGACGCAATCCAAGACTATATTGTCTATTGCCTCAATGAACTGACCACAAATGCGAAGAAGGCAAATACCAAACGGGTATATTTTAAAGAAAAGGGCTTCGATATCTATGACCAAAAGTCCTACGACGAGGGAATGCTTAATTTTAAACAAGAAAGTCTCGATAACATTGAATACTATCTGCAGCAACAAAAAAAAGCGGGTCTTTATATTAAAGTTATTATGCAGGTAAAGCAGGGACACATTATTTTCGAAGTACGAAACAATGTCCAAATGGTCGCAACAGAATTTAAGCGTATTTTCGACCGAATGGTGGTTGCACGAGACTATGAAAATATGGATCAAGCCTTTATGCAGGCGATCGACGATACGGAAGGGGCGGGACTTGGTTTAATTATTATGCTCCTTATGCTTAAAAAAATCGGTTTGCAAGAGGATGCATTTGAATTGATTGCCGAAAAAGATTTAACAATTAATCGGATTACCATTCCAATTGATTTTGAAGCAAACCGGCATTTGGTGGAATTGACTAAAACGATTGTCAATTATATTGAAGAAATCCCACAATTCCCCGAAAAAATCATGCAAATACAGCATCTCATCAACGATCCGAATGCAACGATGGGGACAATTGCATCTTTTATCAGCGATGATATTGCGTTAACAACCGATCTTTTAAAACTCGTCAATTCGGTTGCGTTCGGCCTTACAAAGGAATGTATGAGCATTACCGAAGCGGTCAAAATGGCCGGTTTACGGGGTATTCAACATCTGTTGTATTCCGTTGGGACGCTACAAGTTTTAAAAGTAACGGGAAATGAACAGAAAAGACTATGGAACCACACATATCGATGTGCATTTTTTGCATATAACCTTGCTAAAATGCAAGGGAAAACCCATCTTCTCGAAGAAATATATGTCTGCGCCTTGTTACATGATTTAGGTAAGATTGTATTCAGTTCCATTTATCCGGAAGTACTGGAAAAAATCAAAACCTTGCAAGCCGAAAAAAATATCCCCGATCAGGTCATAAAGAGCGTGATGTCGGGCATGGAGCACCAAGCAATCGGTGTTGCCGTTGCGGAAAAATGGCATCTCCCCGCAGCTATTATCAATACGATAAAATACCAATACGAACCGGAAGCTGCCCCTAAAAAATATTATGAGCTCGTTTCTACGGTCAGTTTTGCCGAATTTATGTTGCAGTTTTTTGACGGTAATATCAGTTATTATCAAATTCCACCGGTCTTATTAAAGCAGCATAATATTGAAAATGAGGCACAGTTACGTGAACTATGCGGGAAGCTCAATGCCAAATTCCACGAACCCGTATAA